A genomic window from Massilia sp. METH4 includes:
- the pgsA gene encoding CDP-diacylglycerol--glycerol-3-phosphate 3-phosphatidyltransferase has protein sequence MPFNVPILLTWLRVALIPLVVGVFYLPPTWLPLQDRNLAATLVFIVAAVTDWFDGFLARRWNQTSAFGAFLDPVADKLMVAGALLVLVQLDRCNAILAFIIIGREITISALREWMAQIGASKSVAVNSIGKIKTVAQMTAIPALLYYDVLFGALDSRFWGEKLLWLASVLTVWSMFYYLKKAWPLIKERSGNLN, from the coding sequence ATGCCATTCAATGTCCCGATCCTGCTGACCTGGTTGCGCGTTGCGCTGATCCCCCTGGTCGTGGGCGTGTTCTACCTTCCTCCCACCTGGTTGCCCCTGCAGGACCGCAATCTCGCTGCCACCCTCGTATTCATCGTTGCCGCCGTCACGGACTGGTTCGACGGCTTCCTGGCCCGCCGCTGGAACCAGACCTCCGCCTTCGGCGCCTTCCTCGATCCGGTGGCGGACAAGCTGATGGTCGCAGGCGCCTTGCTGGTGCTGGTGCAGCTGGACCGCTGCAACGCCATCCTCGCTTTCATCATCATTGGCCGCGAGATCACGATCTCCGCGCTGCGCGAATGGATGGCGCAGATCGGCGCCTCGAAATCGGTGGCCGTGAACTCGATCGGCAAGATCAAGACGGTAGCCCAGATGACGGCCATTCCCGCGCTGCTGTACTACGACGTGCTGTTCGGCGCGCTCGATTCCCGCTTCTGGGGCGAGAAGCTGCTGTGGCTGGCCAGCGTGCTCACCGTCTGGTCGATGTTCTACTACCTGAAGAAGGCCTGGCCGCTGATCAAGGAACGTTCGGGCAATTTGAACTAA
- a CDS encoding glutathione S-transferase family protein produces the protein MTITITAFEHSPDGGKGLARDTRVRWALEETGQAYKVRLVTFPAMKQPAHLALHPFGQIPTYEEGNLALFETGAIVLHIAERHAGLLPHHANAKARAIAWMFAALNTVEPPILELSTVMLAERDKPWYEERLPLVQERVRDRLHLLSARLGDAEWLEGPFSAGDLMMVSVLLRSRSSGLLDEFPNLAAYVARGEARPAYKRAFAAQLAVNAPAASAG, from the coding sequence ATGACCATCACCATCACCGCCTTTGAACATTCGCCCGACGGTGGCAAGGGCCTGGCCCGCGATACGCGCGTGCGCTGGGCGCTGGAGGAAACCGGCCAGGCCTACAAGGTACGCCTGGTGACGTTCCCGGCAATGAAGCAGCCTGCCCACCTGGCGCTGCATCCCTTCGGCCAGATCCCCACCTATGAGGAAGGCAACCTCGCCCTGTTCGAGACCGGGGCGATCGTCCTGCACATCGCCGAGCGCCACGCCGGCCTGCTGCCGCACCATGCCAACGCGAAGGCGAGGGCGATCGCGTGGATGTTCGCCGCGCTGAACACGGTGGAGCCGCCGATCCTGGAACTGTCCACGGTCATGCTGGCCGAACGCGACAAGCCCTGGTACGAGGAGCGGCTGCCCCTGGTCCAAGAGCGCGTGCGCGACCGCCTGCACCTGCTGTCGGCCCGCCTCGGCGATGCGGAATGGCTCGAGGGCCCGTTCAGCGCGGGCGACCTGATGATGGTGTCCGTGCTGCTCAGGTCCCGTTCGTCCGGCCTCCTCGATGAATTTCCGAACCTGGCCGCCTATGTGGCGCGCGGCGAGGCGCGGCCGGCCTACAAGCGGGCGTTTGCCGCGCAACTGGCGGTCAATGCGCCGGCCGCCAGCGCGGGCTGA